The Danio rerio strain Tuebingen ecotype United States chromosome 19, GRCz12tu, whole genome shotgun sequence genome includes the window AGATTTTAGTTCAGTAGTGTTGGTTTAAcgtttgtgtttacatttttagcgTCTGGAAGAAATCATGAAGAGGACTCGTAAGAGTGACGCAGGAGCACaggtgagatgtgtgtgtgtttcattaagtctaatcttaaacacacacaatgaaaGAAAATTAACCTGGTTTATTCATTTCTTTGAATATGACAGCGGTAAAAATCTATTTATAGTACTgagaatatataaaaatcactcttttattaatatcatgtaagtagggttaaaataaaaaagtacaatgtTGTTTTCCTCTCGTCTTGCAGTAATACAGAAAAATCCGTCAGAAGCTCTTCATACTGGTGCGACAAACCAATCACCAATGAGGTAATCGAGATGCTGCatgaattgaaattgaaatgaAGCTGCATGAATTATGTTTTGCTTATTTTCCCGCTTGTGTGTCTTCCTCAGCTCTGTGTCCTGGGACGCAGCACCGGTCATTAACGGAGCTCCGCCcactaagcatcagaatggacTGTCCTCCAATGGAGACGCTGCAGACTTTGAGGAGATAATCAAGCTGTCCAATCACAGTGGGAACAGTGGGCAGAGTCAACCGGCTGACGACCCAATCATGGCCTTCGAGGGAGGAGAACCGTTCATGATGAAGGCGAGGCCTATGAAACCTCAACATGTGGCAGGTAGAGTCAGATTTTGTTCCGATtacgtacagttgaaaccagacgtttacatacactttataaagaggcacataatttttttttttttttttaatgagactaaacttatttttttaggtaagttaggatgatcaaatttgtttctgttctgcttaatagcaaaataatgagagagatatttttgagaaattgttataacctttcttgaaagtcaagtttacatacagtaagattattctgcctctgaaaaagctcagatgatgatgtcaagcttttggaagtttctgattggctaattgacaacatttgagttaattggaggcacaactgtagaatagtatttaaggaaaacctcaaacacacactgcttccttgtgtgacaacatgggaaaatcaacaagccagaatcaacaaaaaagccagattacaatttgctgaattacactgggaaaaagaataatttttggagacatgtcctgtgctctgatggagctaagattgaactgtttggctataatgaccagtgttacatttggaggacaaaggggaaagcttacatgCTTATGAACACTATcctaactgtgaagtatgggggcggcagcatcatgttgtggggctgttttgctgcaggagggactggtccacttcacagcatagatggcatcatgaagaaagaacatcatgtagaaatactgaagcaacatctcaagacatcagccaggaaatgaaaacttggccacaaatgggtcttccaaacagaccatgaccctaagcatactgccaaattagttcaaatgtgctttaaggacaacagagtgaatgttttgaagcggccatcacaaagccctgatctcaatcctatagaacatttgtgggcatagttgaaaaagcttgtgcgagcaagacagtcGACACATCTgattcagttacaccaattctgtcaggaggaatgggccaaaattcctgcaaactattgtgaggaGCTTGTGGAagaatacccaaaacatttgaccaaagttaaacagtttaaaagcaaagatttaaaaaaataccaaggaaatgtgtgtaaacttttgactgtctagaacacaggtgtcaaactcagttccaaaagggccgcagctctgcacagtttagttccaaccctaattaaacacacctgatcaaactaatagcatccttcaggcttgtttgaaacctacaggtaagtgtgttggagcagggttggaactaaactgtgcagggcttcggccctccaggaattgagtttgacacccctggtctagaaattaatagaaaattctcaaataaaaatctctcattattttggcatttagcaaatgtaaatcatttaggttatcctaacggacctaaaatagtaaacgtttagtatcatttaccatcagacatttttttaaatggttgtgtttctttttttagagtgtatgtaaacttctggtttcagctGTATGTAAGATCATATATGGATCAAATCTGGGCACCAGTGgagttgcttttcagtgtttcgtctttcagcagtgacatttacattatactgaactgaactaaactgaacccaaaataaaatcttgaaaataatgtataaagGATGATTAAGAGAGTCTCTAAGCTATTTTCCATGCATGAAACTGATGATTTCTGCAGTTTGTTGACTTTAGGACAGTGTGAATGACTGAAAAAAGCAGCCTTGGCATTCTGCAAAGCGTCTCTATTTTCAGCTTCATAATAACAGTCATAGATGTTGTTGGCAAGCTTTTAATAGTTCAATAAATCATCTTCTCACATGTGTTTCTGCTGTTTTCCTGCAGAGGTGCTGTGAGAGATGAGATATCAGAGTCTTCTGGATATGAAGAGAAGAAGAGAAGCCTTACTCTACCACCGCTTCCACCCTGATGTGTGCCAAACCAACAAAAATAGACTGCTTTAACTTTAGAAACACAGCCGAGCCGGACGCGCTCAGGAGAAAGTGCCAGAAGACGACCTTAAAGAGACACTTATATACGTATACAACGTTTGCAAAAAGTCTCTGTctatttcagtgtgtgtgtcatGGTGCAACATTTGTTGAGTTTCTTTAACAAGTCACCTGCCGATCATGTGGTGCACCTTAAAAGAGTCGCTATATATTGAATTTTAGAAAAGACAACTTGGCTTATCTTTAtgatatgaattattgttgttgttgttgctcttGTTATGATGTATTGTTATCGTTCTTTTAAGTAGAGAAAAAAAGCAAACGTGTGTCTTGAACTAATGCGTTATTTAACGTGTGGCGCATCAGAAGAGGCCGATATTCTGTATGTTAATGTATATTTGCCTGATTATGACAGACTTGTGGAATAAATCTTTATGAAAGGGGCTGTTTGTCAGTGAGTGGAGTGTTTGCTGTAGTTTAAGCTAATcgtaataatgtgatttttattttagtctggctatATCATGATGGTAGAACAgtgctttataataaaaataataattccttacatttatatagcgcttttcttggcactcaaagcgctttacacatagggggaatctcctcatctacttttttttttttaatgcaagaaagaacattacaaagatataatatgaacaaagagacaaagagggttacataaatagaattccagcaaattaatcaagtttaaatgatttaaaccAAGAAAGCGTTTTACATGCAGTGtaattatgactgtttatgactgttccagttactatgaccatttatgtgaagctgctttgacacaatctacattgtaaaagcgctatacaaataaagctgaattgaattgaattgaattataattgttagagtcttttaaagagttcacataaatttcaaagtcctttctgaaaataaaaaagtaagggtATTTCtttgaaaattaacatttatgGAAGTAAAACTTtgctataaaaaaacaataaatcaataataaatttacaatgagaaggatctacactcagagagtaaccaaagaatacaattttggggaaatacagaagtttggaaataagaattttttaatgaaattggaaaagtcaacccaaaacactttacagtaagtacactctcaaaataaatgctttagtgtttcatcatattgagtacaaaatgagcatttaggggaaatattattaaatttagctagtttggtatttattgggtagcaatctcctcatctaccaccattgtagcatccacctggatgaagcgACAGCAGCCGTTttccaccagaccgcacaccacagagAGAGAAGACAGAGTATTaaagccatgatggacagaggccagtgggtaaatttggccaggatggtgGTGTTAAACCCGTACTCTTTTTCGAAAGATATTCTGGGAttttagggtatatgctgaagcatgctaataggacatttaatttgtcagtaacctgggttaagcgcttccagcAAACTGCCAAAGGGAAAATCagcatgtttaaggtctgttttctttaaaaatcagcgatctccactggctgagtgatatccgatataaagtgggtctcagattgtacaagaagcactgcattaaattacatttcccccgccatgtctttataatatgagcatttattttacctcattGTATTCAAGGGAGCGTCTGCGCTagtctgccgattctgacgggcgagtgcgagtaaagggtcttttgtctcgttttacgcttgaaaaactaaatgaatgccaaagtttatttaactgaatgtattttaattgcatcacaacatcaatgctgtaaaaggaaccgtataaaatggaaaaaaactcaaaacaaccggtcaccggaagtttataagtatgggaacaacactagctcggcatatatccaattatattcatctgtctcgATATTCTACTGCATGTCAGAATATTAcagagcaccaaaaatgtaaaaatatatatttattatatttaagatatttttgtcaacagcagacggcaactAGCCGTGACGCAAATTCCCGATTCTCTGtgctccaatcaggtgagccctcctcagcgctcgccatgacaacgagacaacagtgacgtgccttgtagaaatttgcatatgcattcctataaagctcgtgtgctctcagTCAGCGTTGTCAGTTCGCCCGGTGTagctgtttgtacttgaccaaggtgagttcaataccgacgGTACGAGTGGAGCTACGCCAAActcacgaagtccgcttcgtgaTGCTTCACCcgggcccgtctgtgctgtagttccttgcggtttgcgtacataaacgcaatatcgcgaagaatattacgtgtttgttgctcgaaatgtgccgccgagcaacatccagtgaatactggcacggcctggcgcccggtcttttccgtgcactccctggggcgaggcggcctttgagccctaggcagggaacaaacaacccccgaggaccctcagggaaacacggggggccggtagtgggacctcgctgcgagggttatggtgggtgggagtagcgaggcccactcatcttctattttaaactatagtttcaaactttagtttactatagtttgaaatagaaaccatgataactgttatgatttaactttatgcaaagagcctaggatgaccaagagcaacagattcGGCCATTTTGAAGTGAAAGCGATCGCTCGTGCATTGGATATCATTGCTGTCGCAATGGCAAACAgcggctttgtttttatttaatgtattcaaaaagcgcgttattgtttcccaaattgcactagagtatcGCCTCTTGGTGATACTATGCTCTCTGCTCTTTGTCtgaatgttgtaatgttttgctttgtttttttcagatgagttgttgagcaaagaaggactattgaagacaacagttgaagacgacCGCGGGTCATCTCCACGAGCGCGCGCATCATAATGTTTTCGGTCTGTTTTCTGAGAGTtagtcttgtttagataagtttgcaggtcaaacaaaataaactatactcttcctaaacacctgtctcgtgttttatttgtcttctacagcaatacactgtcatttaagtctgttgaatgcatttgtatgcaacatggtttgataATACAGTAGtctacaaataaatagttgttataaatgtaccttcAATAGTCAACATTTAGTGTAGGtagtaaaatattaatcaaagatgtcctaagataTAAGAGTAATGTTATAGTTGttacataactatatttattattattataattttgtttaagaccatatatatatatatatatatatatatatatatatatatatatatatatatatatatatatatatatatatatatatatataacatggcATAAACTTACTGTTATTAAAGAAATTCTTTTATAAAAAGTCCTAAGATAGGAATgagtgttgttttggttttatatcAACCTTTAGGGTGaatacagcagatataggctacctcTTTCATAATATAATCGGATTTTTAATGACTCAAATCAAGTAAAACGTCTCTTCCTCAAGtacttttagcatgcaaaagttaaatttaagtatataaaatagTTTCAGGTCCGTGTACGTTGCGTTCATTCGATTTTTGATCTTAAACGAAATTTAAAAAACGAGGAAACGGCcgtttttcgtttttttatttggctacaaaaaaatgaaataactgattttggctcgattttctttttttttggtttagggtaggaaaacagGTCCGTGTACGTTGCGTTCATTCGATTTTTGATCTTAAACGAAATTTAAAAAACGAGGAAACGGCCGTTTTTCGATTTTTTATTTggctacaaaaaaattaaataaatgattttggctcgattttctttttttggtttagggtaggaaaacggataaatgactttaaaattcattatccaCATGTAGGCGGTTCTAAAACGCccatttcctctgattggtcaatcaaatCTGGGCTCCTGACGTCGCCTTCAAAATAACAGTCCTGTAGTCTTCGTCCTCTGCGGATCAGCACACaggcatttaatatattatatttaatatataatatattagcagtattattagacatttatcatTACTGTTATAGTTCGCCGCCAAATTTGCTGCTATGCACCTGATACTGAGCAAAAGATTTGAGAGCAGCACTTGGTTTGCACGATTGTTTCCAAGCTAGgcctatataatagtaataataataattattattattattattattattattattattatatagtttttattgtttagtttttatttttatagttgttaGCAGGGCCAGAATAAGAGTTCattggaacacacacacattttctctcaCGCAGCAAGCCAATTCCTTTCGAGACTTTTGCTGGATTAATGTCGAGtacatatctgtaaattaacagttttcagtattttgtgatttttttatttttttttatttatgtattaatttatattgtctgggctggtgttgtatattatgctacaaaaactttgtaataaactgtcagtgcattttctgttattttatcaaTTTATCTTTAGCCTATAAGCTGGACATCTTACTACAGATATGAGGGAGGCACAGCTAGGCGCCGCGTTTCACTTTGGCAGCAGCTGCAGGTGATGAGAATGATGCAAGTAGAATCAAACTGTCAAAGAGAACgataatcttaattttttttttgtttaaataactgTTTAACATAATACACTAAATTTacatatcatttgaaccacatacTAGAACATAGGCCTATGCCTGATTCATCCATTGCTTAAGcataaattatacaaaaacatataattataattattaattttttatttaccaaatctGAGCTCCTGACCTCGCCCTCAAAATAATAGTCTTGTAGTCCTCTGTGGATCAGCACCCaggcatttaattattattattttacacatgATGAACTCATGATTTGTTAATGCAAaattatgttgtgactttacttagaggggcacatcatcattgacccattcttaactacgtatgaactccttatgcacgtccaaCTTGAGTATACACTGAATAACACCAGataagtgttctgtcaacatcatcatgaacaggagttcatgagtagttaaggatgagttataGTGATGtgtccctccaagtaaagtcatggcatgactatacattaacagctcacaagttcatgttggttacatttagcttaaacttaaaagttaattaatacattaactaacagcatgtactaacaagtaattaaggtagccgttattcacacatgaactcttgtgactcatgttgtagttaaaggtaattcatgattagtgcataccttaactcattatcaattcataataaactaatttttagtttacatattaatacatcattattcatgtactgttattataaagtgttaccaacgaGTGTTTAAATTGAGCTGTCAATAGcacggtaccttttcaaaaggcacACATTTGTACCTACAGGATCTATATCGACACATAAAAAATACGTAACAGCCTAAAACACATGCGTTTGTAGCctagctttatttctgagagtgtggctCCATCTAGTGGACGACTTTTAAGAGTTTTCAGGTGTCTAGGCATCTGCATGTCACTCTCAAACGTAAATGGACATTAAAATCTATTAGACATACACATTTGTACCAAGTGGGTTAAAATTGATACATATTTATTAGAACCTAAACagtttacctttttaaaaaaattaggtAGGCATACAATTTAAGATGCCTGGTACTGCCCCACATCTTCTGACATCTCTGCACTATTTGTTTTGTCACGTTTATTAAAATACTGGACAGTATATTTTAAAACGATGACATACTCTGCCCTGCTATTTTGGTGGCTTGCAAGCGCTATTATTTCTATCTTGAAATACAACATCCAGCGTCATCAATCAGTGTGGTCGGTGggcggagtttttttttttttttttttttgcaagctcAGTATGCAAatatccttttttcttttttggtgtaTTGTTCTATTTATGCAAAGAAAGCAAGGAACGAACTGCTGTTCGCTGTTTCTATTAGAGGCAACAAAATCAGATAAATTCTTTGGTCGAAACACGACCTGTACGCCGAGAAACAAACTTGGACCATTAAGATTTTGGGTTGCTTTTATGGCGGAGAATACAGACTCTAGACCTGTGATAACCACCGCGAGCAGCCCTTATCTAGAATTCGGGAATTCAAGCACTGGTACCTTATGGTCCATTCTGAGCGTTGCAAACTGCCTCGTGTGTGCTGAAATTGTGAGTAAACCATCTGTCTTAAAACGTATAGTCTATCAAATATAATacacataaaaactttttttttgtcagtagtgaactttttgttgtgtgtttgttcagttATATGTTGCTCCTTTCATTGGAATTTGCACGAGCAACGCTTTAAGAGCTCTGGACAAATGTAGGGTATTCTCCTAAACGGAATGTATGCAGCAGAGTTAACATCAAAGGGTGACCTAAAGTAAACAGACCGTGCATACTTTACATATTATATGACAAATTACTGAAATCTAATTTTATGGTTTTAAAGATACATACAGTTTGATGCAAAATACCTGGATAATTTTCAGAATTACAAGCCATAGTCTGCTGGCCTTTCAAATCAGCATTTTAATTTGAATCTGTTTTATACCCAATGGAAAAAGAGCAACATTTCATTTCTGACATAACAACTTATTTAATCAACAGATGGAATGCTATTTTAACAAAACagaatttaatcaaattaaacaaaacagacaggtgcaaaaatttgggcaccccAACAGAATGACATCAGTATTCTGTAGTCACCTTTTGCTAAAATAACAGCCTGTATATGCTTCTTGTAGCCAGGGATAAGCCCCTGAATTTTTGCTGAATGCATTTTGGACCATTTTCTTTGCAAAATGTCTCCAGATCAGTCACGTTTGATGGGTGCTAAGCACAAACAGCCTTTTTCAAATCAATTCATAGATTTTCAATGATGTTCAAGTCTGGGGACTGGGatggccattaaaaaaaaaaaattttagtgTCTACCAAACATGAATTGCTTGGTAGATATGGAACTGTGCTTTGGATAACTGTCCTGCTGATATATCCAACCCTGCCATTACTTTAGCttcttgactgatttctgaacTTTGTTCTTAAGAATCTGCTGATTCTGGTGGAATCCAACTCCGACAAGGTTTCCAGTTCCTGTGCATGACATACATCTCtccaccatattttacagtagCGAGCATGTTCTTGTCCTGGAATGCTGTGTTATTTTTCCACCCTGCAAAACGCCCATGGTTGTGGCTTATGTTcacagtatatttttccaaaatgattgTCCAGTTGAGCCTTTTATGAGCATACCTCAAGCAACCCTGCTTGTTGGCAGAATGCAGAAAAGGCCTTTTCTATACCACCCTTATATTGAGCTGTTCTTAGTTAAGATGGACTGTAGAATGATGAACAATGTCGTTAAACGCAGCAAGCCATTTCTGGAGATCTTTAAAGGTGGTCTGTGGTTTGTTTGTGACCATTTTTTGCCTTTGTCTTTCAGATAATTTTCTTGGCCTACCACATCTTTCCTTCACCAGAACTGTCCCTGTGGCCTTACATTGTCTTACAATATTTTTGACTGTGGAGTTAGAGACTATAAAACTTTGTGATAACTTTTTGCATCCTTCTCCTAATTCATCTGGGTGAATTATAATTTCCTAGGTCATTAGGGAGCTCTTTTAAAGTTCCCATGTTCCTACTCTTTggtttacaaaaatgaaaagcACAACTTGCAAACAGCTATCCTAAATATCCTTTTTCATGATGGGTTGCACCCGTGTTAGGATTGTTGAGGTTCACTGAGTCAATCAAATCAATTTTGTATTGTAATCAATCAGCATTAAGTGATTAAAAGTTTTGAAATTTACACAAAAGAGAGGGTGCCCAAACGTTTGCATAGCCTAttttttcagtttcaatttaatcTCACACATCTGAATACTGCTTCACTATAGGTTTCtgtctgaaaaacatgacatCATTTAGCTTTTTCTAGAAACTGAATGGCATATAACTGTGATCTTTTGCATGGCAGAAATTGCAAGGAACATTGCAGTGGAACTATTTGTATGTGATTGCAAATCATGTTCCTCTTTCTGTCTTTATGAAGGAAATAAGGCCAACATGTTGCAGAGGAAGTCCAACTGTAATAGAGATATTTAAATGGAAATTTAAGTGAATGAATAAGTCAATGACCCATAAAACTATTTCCCCTATTTAGAAGAAGCTTTCTATTCTATACTTATTATAGGTTGGCCACAGCCCATCGAAATGTCTGGCAAGCGCACATTTTGTTACACATTAGTGAATGATCTTACAAGTTGGCAACTTTAAAATGGTACTGGAAGAATCAGTCACATCTAACGGCCTTCAGGGTGACTTCAATTAATttcaaataagacaaaaaaaagacctatgaaaataagcaaaaacaaataaagagcAGTTTTTGTAGTAGAAATTTTTTTCCTGATGTTTAAAGTCTCTACTTTTAACCTTAGTTGTTATCCAGTAAGTCACACGCTACTGGAAAGTCATGGATAATGGTTAAGAAGCACTGTGCTAAAACATTTTCCTGCAGGTTTCCCAGAAAATCATATATTTCAATTCAGAAATTCTTGTGCTCCTTAGATTTTAGGTCTGCTGGTATGGCCACTGATTGCAAGCACAGAATATTTCAGGTTTTCACCATTTGGATGGGTGATGTTTGTGACTGTCTTCTACTGGCTTCTCACACTTTTCCTACTCATCATCAATGTGGCCAATAGACATCGCAAGCACATGCAGTGGACTACAGTGGTAGGTGCAGATTATTATTTCTACAGATCTGTGTAAGaataaaaaaggaaattaatTTTGATAAAGACAGTTTCATGGGGGAACAATTTTGGATCAATTATCTCTTTAATAGTTTTGAAGGAACGTATTGCTGTAGGTAAAAATTACTCGCTTGTAATTCTGTCCCTGACCTTTTAGGTTCTCATTTTCAATTGCACTGCAGCTTTATTCTACACATCGGCTGCTATTGTTGAGGCAACATTGTTGAATCAGGTGGTCAAAGGTCATCATACTTTCAACTGCTGGGCAGCATCAACGGTAATCAATTTGAAGTAGATAATTGTGTGCAAGGGTAACCACCATTAACTTGGGGAATATATTAATGATCAGGTATCCTGGTTACATTCTTGATCGTGCAAAATATAATTGCTGTGATTTTCATTTACTTTGAATACAATAATGATTATTACTTTTAATGCAtacctttctttttctctctacTCTAGTTTTTTGCATTCCTAGTATCTCTGAGCTATGCTGGTAGTGCATTCTTCAGTTACAAATCCTGGAAAAGAGATGAATAAATCTGCTGGATAAATTgtagtttttaatcatttatttaaagatgGACTTAACTTGAAAAAtagtttaaacttatttttaaatggaaAGAAATGTCGTCAAGTTTGCTCTGTACGCATTTGCAGTCATTCCAAAAATAGGCAGATTGTCTAATGCATAAATTGATGttttgatatttattattttttttatacatttcattTAGAAATTGAGTTTTATTTTAAGGCATTGTGACTAATTGTAAAAGATTGTTTTACATGTGTACTTTAAATGAACCTTTTAATGTTGGTCTATATTTACTTGATCTTCTGAACATCCTTTGTGAAGGCCTCATAGTAATTCAAGAAGCACATAAAGTGCATGGAAACTTTATCTTTTACATGCCAAGCGTGTCATTACAGATTTGTCCTTTTTGAGTAGTGATCTtacttaattttataatattattattatttttaaatatcacattGTGTCTCAGAAAGCAGTAGACTATTTGACAAACAAGTAAAGGAATTTCACAAAATTCACACCctttttttaattcacattttttgttACAATGTAAATGTCCTGGTTTCAATATTT containing:
- the LOC137488501 gene encoding uncharacterized protein isoform X1 → MTVRCSSSQELYFYMLDNRYKREEAESKAREEAEKQRIEREKHFQKEELERLERKKRLEEIMKRTRKSDAGAQVRCVCVSLSLILNTHNERKLTWFIHFFEYDSVIQKNPSEALHTGATNQSPMSSVSWDAAPVINGAPPTKHQNGLSSNGDAADFEEIIKLSNHSGNSGQSQPADDPIMAFEGGEPFMMKARPMKPQHVAEVL
- the LOC137488501 gene encoding uncharacterized protein isoform X2; the encoded protein is MTVRCSSSQELYFYMLDNRYKREEAESKAREEAEKQRIEREKHFQKEELERLERKKRLEEIMKRTRKSDAGAQVRLIQKNPSEALHTGATNQSPMSSVSWDAAPVINGAPPTKHQNGLSSNGDAADFEEIIKLSNHSGNSGQSQPADDPIMAFEGGEPFMMKARPMKPQHVAEVL
- the LOC137488501 gene encoding uncharacterized protein isoform X3 — its product is MKRTRKSDAGAQVRCVCVSLSLILNTHNERKLTWFIHFFEYDSVIQKNPSEALHTGATNQSPMSSVSWDAAPVINGAPPTKHQNGLSSNGDAADFEEIIKLSNHSGNSGQSQPADDPIMAFEGGEPFMMKARPMKPQHVAEVL
- the LOC137488501 gene encoding uncharacterized protein isoform X4, giving the protein MKRTRKSDAGAQVRLIQKNPSEALHTGATNQSPMSSVSWDAAPVINGAPPTKHQNGLSSNGDAADFEEIIKLSNHSGNSGQSQPADDPIMAFEGGEPFMMKARPMKPQHVAEVL
- the LOC137488501 gene encoding uncharacterized protein isoform X5 — protein: MSSVSWDAAPVINGAPPTKHQNGLSSNGDAADFEEIIKLSNHSGNSGQSQPADDPIMAFEGGEPFMMKARPMKPQHVAEVL